Proteins from one Embleya scabrispora genomic window:
- a CDS encoding exonuclease domain-containing protein, translating to MSDFVQPHLGGVASAPWHTGCLASYDCETTGVDVDTARIVTAALVVPGREPVLWLADPGIDIPDEAAAVHGVSTEHAREHGQPAALVIDDICERLADEVATRSVLIIMNAPYDLTVLDRECRRHDLPTLVDRLEGQEPHVVDPLVLDRAADKWRKGSRKLDALAAHYGVKFDRAHAADADAQAALDVAVRIAEKFTELQVPAAQLHAWQVVWHARWAASFEEYLRRKDPTAAIDRSWPVVPYAGGVS from the coding sequence GTGAGCGACTTCGTGCAACCGCACCTGGGCGGCGTCGCGAGCGCGCCCTGGCACACGGGTTGCCTGGCCTCGTACGACTGCGAGACGACCGGGGTGGACGTGGACACCGCGCGGATCGTCACCGCGGCGCTCGTAGTCCCGGGCCGGGAACCGGTCCTGTGGCTGGCCGACCCCGGGATCGACATCCCGGACGAGGCCGCCGCAGTCCACGGCGTATCGACGGAGCACGCCCGCGAGCACGGCCAACCGGCCGCCCTGGTGATCGACGACATCTGCGAACGTCTCGCGGACGAGGTCGCCACCCGCTCGGTGTTGATCATTATGAACGCGCCCTACGACCTGACGGTCCTCGACCGCGAGTGCCGCCGACACGACCTGCCCACCCTGGTGGATCGCCTCGAAGGCCAAGAGCCGCACGTCGTCGACCCGCTCGTGCTGGATCGGGCGGCGGACAAGTGGCGCAAGGGCTCCCGCAAGCTGGATGCCCTCGCAGCGCACTACGGCGTCAAGTTCGATCGGGCGCACGCCGCCGACGCCGACGCGCAGGCCGCTCTCGACGTTGCGGTCCGCATCGCCGAGAAGTTCACCGAGTTGCAGGTGCCGGCCGCGCAGCTGCACGCGTGGCAGGTGGTGTGGCATGCCCGTTGGGCTGCGTCGTTCGAGGAGTACCTGCGGCGCAAGGACCCGACGGCGGCGATCGATCGGTCGTGGCCGGTGGTGCCCTACGCGGGCGGCGTCTCGTGA
- a CDS encoding ERF family protein, with protein sequence MTSLAERAAAAAGRSSDTPADTEADSSTTQFTGAPAPEIDMSTYEVGDQDPEMIPVHLAWLRVRRDIRFIGKGEQYNGGGTRFAFRGVDTVVNVYSPITLKHGVNILPVRTVAVYRDTVSSKNNRMHECTVTCTWQVMGPMGDSLPLLQTCGEALDSADKATAKAQSVALRELLTKGGMVPTQDPDPDSSYIERGEAPARSAASYVEEICEPRTSPGRLRQIHYELKQARLLDARVTNEVGDEEAIGPMVVRIGKERVGADAS encoded by the coding sequence ATGACGTCCCTCGCCGAGCGCGCGGCCGCTGCGGCCGGCCGCAGCAGCGACACCCCGGCCGACACCGAAGCCGACTCGTCCACCACGCAGTTCACCGGCGCCCCGGCACCCGAGATCGACATGAGCACCTACGAAGTCGGCGACCAGGACCCGGAGATGATCCCGGTCCACCTCGCGTGGCTGCGGGTCCGCCGCGACATCCGCTTCATCGGCAAGGGCGAGCAGTACAACGGCGGCGGCACGCGCTTCGCGTTCCGCGGCGTCGACACCGTCGTCAACGTGTACAGCCCCATCACGCTCAAGCACGGCGTGAACATCCTTCCGGTCCGCACCGTCGCCGTGTACCGCGACACGGTCAGCAGCAAGAACAACCGCATGCACGAGTGCACCGTCACCTGCACGTGGCAGGTCATGGGCCCCATGGGCGACTCGTTGCCCCTGTTGCAGACGTGCGGCGAGGCGCTCGACTCGGCGGACAAGGCCACGGCGAAAGCCCAGTCGGTCGCACTGCGCGAACTGCTCACCAAGGGCGGCATGGTGCCGACGCAGGATCCGGACCCGGACAGCTCGTACATCGAGCGCGGCGAGGCTCCGGCACGGTCCGCGGCCAGTTACGTCGAGGAGATCTGCGAACCGCGGACCTCTCCCGGCCGGTTGCGGCAGATCCACTACGAGCTGAAGCAGGCCCGCCTGCTCGACGCGCGGGTCACCAACGAGGTCGGCGACGAGGAAGCGATCGGGCCGATGGTCGTGCGCATCGGCAAGGAACGCGTCGGGGCTGATGCCTCGTGA
- a CDS encoding DUF4082 domain-containing protein has translation MATYRLWPATNGSPTDEATNPINLGTEIILSATGWVTALHFWRATLSELGPVSGAIYNVTTATQVTGTAVTFTLSGTGWHTATLAAPVQLSAGTRYVIVIRHTDRYAGTGGYFASGPGASGISNGIITAPAASAVTTAPVGNGRFDEAGAIAAPASTFNGGCYWGDATIADVNPGGTDYTASPGEPLGLTDLAAATQALDRGPADPLGLIDQANAVINADRAAVDPLGLTDQATAGLDRPRDIIDPLGLTDAVDATQAGARGPGDLLGLTDAPAATLDGARSAGELLGLTDTVTATLDRVLTATIVDTIGLVDAAVGATGTPPGPHHIRVGPPRTTWAAGPPTT, from the coding sequence GTGGCCACGTACCGCCTCTGGCCCGCCACCAACGGCAGCCCGACCGACGAGGCCACCAACCCGATCAACCTCGGCACCGAAATCATCCTCAGCGCTACCGGGTGGGTCACCGCGCTCCACTTCTGGCGCGCAACACTCAGCGAACTCGGCCCTGTCAGTGGGGCCATCTACAACGTCACCACCGCAACCCAGGTCACCGGCACCGCCGTCACGTTCACCTTGAGCGGCACCGGCTGGCATACCGCCACGCTCGCCGCTCCTGTGCAACTGTCGGCGGGCACCAGGTACGTCATCGTCATTCGGCACACCGACAGGTACGCCGGCACCGGCGGGTACTTCGCCAGCGGCCCCGGCGCCAGCGGCATCAGCAACGGCATCATCACCGCCCCTGCGGCGAGCGCCGTTACCACCGCGCCCGTCGGCAACGGCCGCTTCGACGAGGCCGGCGCAATTGCCGCGCCCGCCTCCACATTCAACGGTGGCTGCTACTGGGGCGACGCAACGATCGCCGACGTCAACCCCGGCGGCACGGACTACACAGCTTCGCCCGGCGAACCGCTCGGCCTCACCGACCTGGCCGCAGCGACGCAGGCCCTCGACCGCGGCCCCGCCGATCCACTGGGGCTCATTGACCAGGCCAACGCGGTGATCAACGCCGACAGGGCAGCGGTCGATCCCCTCGGGCTGACCGACCAGGCCACCGCCGGACTCGATCGGCCGCGCGACATCATCGACCCGCTCGGGCTCACGGACGCGGTCGACGCCACGCAGGCGGGGGCCCGCGGGCCGGGTGACCTCCTCGGGCTCACCGACGCCCCTGCGGCAACGCTCGACGGCGCCCGCTCGGCAGGCGAACTACTGGGCCTCACCGACACGGTGACCGCCACCCTCGACCGCGTCCTGACCGCCACGATCGTCGACACCATCGGCCTCGTCGATGCCGCAGTCGGCGCCACCGGCACGCCACCGGGGCCGCACCACATCCGCGTCGGCCCGCCACGCACGACCTGGGCCGCCGGGCCGCCGACGACGTAG
- a CDS encoding response regulator transcription factor: MPTRTQRGDPRPDTPPTAREREVLALAALGHSNAEIGRALYLAPASVKCHIRRTSIRLRANDRTHAVAIALSRGYIEPLEH; encoded by the coding sequence ATGCCGACCCGAACCCAACGCGGAGACCCCCGCCCCGACACCCCACCAACCGCCCGCGAACGCGAAGTCCTCGCCCTCGCCGCCCTCGGCCACAGCAACGCCGAAATCGGGCGCGCCCTCTACCTCGCTCCGGCATCCGTCAAATGCCACATCCGCCGCACCTCCATCCGCCTCCGCGCCAACGACCGCACCCATGCCGTCGCCATCGCCCTCAGCCGCGGCTACATCGAACCCCTGGAGCACTGA
- a CDS encoding DnaB-like helicase N-terminal domain-containing protein, translating to MDNVHYLREDEGPLTRLPPHDIDAEMRILGLSMYDPAEHARAAALMDPGDFYRAAHETLWRALSRLHAEGTPTDPIALNHELTRSGDIKRVGGAPYLHTVYSQAAVVGQAEYYAAIIHEHAEIRSEIALGTRLMQNGHSPDHDRELAGKLITSFVEKRTAATLDVAHPWAPLDLTDVVAGKQLNAAPEFLQRDDGESLLYAGKIHSVSGESESGKTWLLLLACAQLIGAGGVVLYLDFEDSAEGIVGRLMALGIPADLILQGLRYCRPDIPIDDAARSVIGAVIERDRPGLCVVDGVTEAMNLHGLDPLDNKGAAQFYEAVPRFVARKGPAVAMIDHVVKDAEKRGRYAMGAQHKLAGIDGAAYLVEPIKPFGYGAHGISRVRVAKDRPGRVREHAVGAVIGDLQMFSSEDRSVRVELRSPRPYDGPPGSAGGTHRPTALMEKVSRIVEETPGLSKASLEALTGGKREAVRAAMELLVREGFVVVEKGERNALVHRSARPYREAPDAS from the coding sequence GTGGACAACGTCCATTACCTGCGCGAGGACGAGGGACCCCTGACGCGCCTGCCGCCCCACGACATCGACGCCGAGATGCGCATCCTCGGACTGTCCATGTACGACCCCGCGGAGCACGCTCGCGCCGCTGCGCTCATGGACCCGGGTGATTTCTATCGGGCGGCCCACGAGACTTTGTGGCGGGCGCTGTCCCGCCTCCATGCGGAAGGCACGCCCACCGATCCGATCGCTCTCAACCACGAGTTGACCCGCAGCGGCGACATCAAACGCGTCGGCGGCGCGCCCTACCTCCACACCGTGTACTCCCAGGCCGCAGTCGTTGGCCAAGCCGAGTACTACGCGGCGATCATCCACGAACACGCGGAGATCCGCTCCGAGATCGCCCTGGGCACCCGACTCATGCAGAACGGCCACTCGCCCGACCACGATCGCGAACTCGCCGGGAAGCTCATCACCAGCTTCGTCGAGAAGCGGACGGCCGCCACCCTGGACGTCGCCCACCCCTGGGCGCCGCTCGACCTGACCGACGTAGTCGCGGGCAAACAGCTCAACGCCGCACCCGAGTTCCTGCAGCGCGACGACGGCGAGTCCCTCCTGTACGCGGGCAAGATCCACTCGGTGTCGGGGGAGTCGGAATCCGGCAAGACCTGGCTGCTGCTGCTGGCCTGCGCCCAGCTCATCGGCGCCGGCGGCGTCGTTCTGTACCTCGACTTCGAGGACTCCGCCGAGGGCATCGTCGGGCGCCTCATGGCGCTCGGCATCCCCGCCGACCTCATCCTGCAAGGCCTGCGGTACTGCCGACCCGACATCCCGATCGATGACGCGGCCCGGTCCGTCATCGGCGCCGTCATCGAGCGGGACCGGCCCGGCCTGTGCGTCGTGGACGGCGTCACCGAGGCCATGAACCTTCACGGCCTGGACCCGCTCGACAACAAGGGCGCCGCCCAGTTCTACGAGGCGGTTCCGCGGTTCGTCGCCCGCAAGGGCCCGGCCGTGGCGATGATCGACCACGTCGTCAAGGACGCGGAGAAGCGTGGTCGGTACGCCATGGGCGCCCAGCACAAGCTCGCCGGCATCGACGGCGCCGCCTACCTGGTCGAGCCGATCAAGCCGTTCGGGTACGGCGCGCACGGCATCAGTCGGGTGCGTGTGGCGAAGGACCGGCCGGGCCGGGTTCGGGAACACGCGGTCGGCGCGGTGATCGGCGACCTGCAGATGTTCTCGTCCGAGGACCGGAGCGTGCGGGTCGAGTTGCGGTCGCCGCGGCCCTACGACGGCCCTCCCGGGTCTGCGGGCGGTACGCACCGGCCGACGGCCCTCATGGAGAAGGTCAGCCGCATCGTCGAGGAGACCCCGGGCTTGTCGAAGGCGTCGTTGGAGGCGCTGACCGGCGGCAAGCGAGAGGCCGTCCGCGCGGCAATGGAGTTGCTCGTTCGCGAAGGCTTCGTGGTGGTCGAGAAGGGTGAGCGGAACGCGCTCGTCCACCGGTCTGCGAGGCCCTACCGGGAGGCTCCGGATGCGTCCTGA
- a CDS encoding PBSX family phage terminase large subunit — translation MLPEEIRRLLSPRQIQSIVEANARICIWHGAVRSGKTIASLIAFLAAVAAAPPRGLIIITGRTLDTIGRNIMEPLVDQALFGPLSRLIRWTPGASTAVIMGRTVHLIGANDRRSEGKIRGATVCLAYIDEASLLPKDFFRQMLARLSIAGARLLATTNPDNPGHWLKREFLQREGELDLRSWHFTLDDNPSLDPAYVRALKAEYVGLWYRRFIQGQWTQSEGSIYDMFDVERHVVRDLPRIDRWLCDAIDYGTVNPYSDVLIGLGVDRRLYVVSEYRHDSRLARRQLTDAEYSQARRRWLAAVPHPGSNVLGVQPEWTIVDPSASSYIEQLHRDGVTGVSQADNAVLDGIRTVSSLFAAGRLVVHESAVGLIDELPGYAWDDAAAEAGRDEPLKENDHSCDALRYGIRTTEALWRPYIPTHLEVAA, via the coding sequence ATGCTCCCCGAGGAGATCCGGCGGCTGTTGTCGCCGCGGCAGATCCAGAGCATCGTCGAGGCGAACGCCCGCATCTGCATCTGGCACGGCGCGGTCCGATCGGGCAAGACCATCGCGAGCTTGATCGCGTTCCTGGCGGCCGTGGCGGCGGCCCCGCCCCGGGGCCTGATCATCATCACCGGCCGGACACTCGACACCATCGGCCGCAACATCATGGAACCCCTCGTCGACCAGGCCCTGTTCGGGCCACTGTCCAGGCTGATCAGGTGGACACCGGGCGCGTCGACGGCCGTGATCATGGGCCGCACGGTGCACCTGATCGGGGCGAACGACAGGCGGTCCGAGGGCAAGATCCGCGGGGCAACGGTCTGCCTCGCGTACATCGACGAAGCGTCGCTCCTGCCGAAGGACTTCTTCAGGCAGATGCTCGCGCGCCTGTCCATTGCGGGCGCCCGACTCCTGGCCACGACAAACCCCGACAACCCGGGGCACTGGCTCAAGCGGGAGTTCCTCCAGCGCGAGGGCGAACTCGATTTGAGGTCATGGCACTTCACCCTGGACGACAACCCCTCGTTGGACCCGGCCTACGTCCGGGCGCTCAAGGCCGAGTACGTGGGCCTCTGGTACAGGCGGTTCATCCAGGGCCAGTGGACGCAGTCCGAGGGTTCGATCTACGACATGTTCGACGTCGAACGCCACGTCGTCCGTGACCTGCCGCGCATCGACCGGTGGCTGTGCGACGCGATCGACTACGGCACCGTCAACCCCTACAGCGACGTGCTGATCGGCCTCGGCGTCGACCGCCGGCTCTACGTCGTGTCCGAGTACCGGCACGACTCGCGGCTCGCCCGGCGCCAGCTCACGGACGCCGAGTACAGCCAGGCCCGGCGGCGATGGCTCGCCGCAGTGCCGCATCCCGGGTCCAACGTGCTCGGCGTGCAGCCCGAGTGGACGATCGTCGACCCGTCGGCGTCGTCCTACATCGAGCAACTCCACCGGGACGGCGTGACCGGCGTGTCCCAGGCCGACAACGCCGTCCTCGACGGCATCCGCACGGTGTCCAGCCTGTTCGCCGCCGGGCGCCTGGTGGTGCACGAGTCGGCGGTCGGCCTGATCGACGAACTCCCGGGCTACGCCTGGGACGACGCGGCGGCGGAGGCCGGTCGGGACGAACCGCTCAAGGAGAACGACCACTCCTGCGACGCGCTCCGCTACGGCATCCGTACCACCGAGGCGCTGTGGCGCCCCTACATCCCGACCCACCTGGAGGTGGCTGCCTGA
- a CDS encoding capsid protein: protein MPLPEGGNMPWPPRYLKPALTDMHIWDTWWAGDPDRLTSLYGGGVTSGFDPKRGQYAGGLVGRLSRWWWGQPTPAGEERSHIHVPIAGDICAMSARLLFAEPPKITAADRGTQDQLTEYLDDRAHARLKNAAEVSAMLGGVYLRTVHDTDISDRPWIDTVHADRAVPEFTWGMLRAVTFWRIMAEDDGQVWRHLERHEPGWVMHGLYQGTRDQLGMPVPLEDMPALAGLAREVDSEGRIATNIKGLGPTYVANRMSRRWRSMPGLEHLGRSDLDGVVSLMDNLDEAYGSWMRDIRLAKGRVHVPESMLDSNGPGRGSRFDVDREVYATLNALQRPGNSLTLAVTQFAIRAAEHKATVDDLVERILTSAGYSTQTFGASDQVAITATEVDSKERLTGLTKADKVLTWRPELSHALGNWLATYREVFGAKVSTEPPAVAFADGIREDMLTLANTVDALRRAQAASTQTLVEIVHPDWDPSQVSAEVARILAETGMATEDPTAFGADELPPGDDFGQESDPIEG from the coding sequence ATGCCTCTGCCCGAGGGCGGGAACATGCCATGGCCGCCGCGATACCTCAAGCCGGCGCTCACCGACATGCACATCTGGGACACCTGGTGGGCGGGCGACCCCGACCGGCTGACCAGCCTGTACGGCGGTGGCGTCACCAGCGGATTCGACCCCAAGCGGGGCCAGTACGCGGGCGGGCTCGTCGGCCGCCTGTCCCGCTGGTGGTGGGGGCAGCCCACACCGGCCGGAGAAGAGCGCTCGCACATCCACGTGCCGATCGCGGGCGACATCTGCGCCATGTCCGCCCGGCTGCTGTTTGCCGAGCCCCCGAAGATCACGGCGGCGGACCGTGGCACCCAGGACCAGCTCACGGAGTACCTGGACGACCGGGCGCACGCCCGCCTCAAGAACGCAGCCGAGGTGTCCGCCATGCTCGGCGGCGTCTACCTGCGCACGGTCCACGACACCGACATCTCGGACCGGCCGTGGATCGACACCGTCCACGCCGACCGCGCCGTTCCCGAGTTCACCTGGGGCATGCTCCGCGCGGTCACATTCTGGCGGATCATGGCCGAGGACGACGGGCAGGTCTGGCGGCACCTGGAACGGCATGAGCCCGGGTGGGTCATGCACGGCCTCTACCAGGGCACACGGGACCAGCTCGGCATGCCCGTGCCGCTGGAGGACATGCCCGCGCTGGCGGGTTTGGCCCGTGAGGTCGACTCCGAGGGCCGCATCGCCACGAACATCAAAGGGCTCGGGCCGACGTACGTTGCCAACCGCATGAGTCGCAGGTGGCGGAGCATGCCCGGTCTGGAGCACCTCGGGCGTTCCGACCTGGACGGCGTCGTGTCGCTGATGGACAACCTGGACGAGGCGTACGGCAGTTGGATGCGTGACATCCGTCTGGCCAAAGGCCGCGTCCACGTCCCCGAATCGATGCTCGACTCGAACGGCCCAGGGCGCGGCTCGCGATTCGACGTTGACCGCGAGGTGTACGCAACCCTCAACGCCCTCCAGCGGCCGGGCAATTCACTCACCCTGGCGGTCACGCAGTTCGCGATCCGCGCGGCCGAGCACAAGGCCACGGTGGACGACCTCGTCGAGCGCATCCTGACGTCGGCGGGGTACAGCACGCAGACGTTCGGCGCGAGTGACCAGGTCGCCATCACCGCCACGGAGGTCGACAGCAAGGAGCGGCTGACTGGCCTGACCAAGGCGGACAAAGTCCTCACGTGGCGCCCGGAGCTGTCGCACGCGCTCGGCAACTGGCTGGCGACGTACCGCGAAGTTTTCGGCGCGAAGGTCTCGACCGAGCCGCCCGCCGTGGCATTCGCGGACGGTATCCGCGAGGACATGCTGACACTGGCGAACACGGTCGACGCGCTCCGTCGCGCCCAGGCCGCTTCGACACAGACGCTCGTCGAGATCGTCCATCCGGACTGGGACCCGTCGCAGGTGAGCGCCGAGGTGGCGCGCATCCTGGCCGAGACCGGCATGGCAACGGAGGACCCGACAGCGTTCGGCGCCGACGAGCTGCCGCCGGGCGACGACTTCGGGCAGGAGTCGGATCCGATCGAGGGGTGA
- a CDS encoding YqaJ viral recombinase family protein, with amino-acid sequence MTTTLSGRRVTPTARLITPADADHDVWLTARRGGIGSSDIAAVLGLSKYGNALSVYHDKRGSLPLEGDDSEPALWGRAIEDTVAREWCRRNRSFGRRVGLVAHTERPWQRCTLDRRIVECPLSAEREACALEIKCRSAFKAGQWRAGIPDDVLAQVLWQADVTGFDHVHAACLIGGNDYRQFVIRVADYEATIDDLRAAGAHLWEQIQAGRPPVLDRDADPDPLIDLYRRLHPDRQGLVRIDRDGDAQNALGDYCEAAADESAAKKAKKQAHARLLGHLGGAYMAVLGDKPAYSIEQSSKSTPDLARLREEFPEAYAACVVEKTHDRLSIPDAVRKEYAR; translated from the coding sequence GTGACCACCACGCTGAGCGGACGCCGGGTCACCCCGACCGCCCGACTGATCACCCCCGCCGACGCCGACCACGACGTGTGGCTGACCGCACGCCGCGGCGGCATCGGCTCCTCCGACATCGCCGCCGTCCTGGGCCTGTCGAAGTACGGCAACGCCCTGTCGGTCTACCACGACAAGCGCGGCAGCCTGCCGCTGGAAGGCGACGACTCCGAACCCGCACTGTGGGGGCGCGCGATCGAGGACACCGTCGCCCGCGAGTGGTGCCGGCGGAACCGCTCCTTCGGCCGCCGCGTCGGCCTGGTCGCCCACACCGAACGCCCCTGGCAGCGCTGCACGTTGGACCGGCGGATCGTCGAGTGCCCCCTGTCGGCCGAGCGTGAAGCGTGCGCGCTGGAGATCAAATGCCGGTCGGCGTTCAAAGCCGGGCAGTGGCGGGCCGGGATCCCGGACGACGTCCTCGCGCAGGTGCTGTGGCAGGCCGACGTCACCGGCTTCGACCACGTCCACGCCGCCTGCCTGATCGGAGGCAACGACTACCGCCAGTTCGTCATCCGCGTGGCCGACTACGAGGCGACGATCGACGACCTGCGCGCGGCCGGCGCCCACCTGTGGGAGCAGATCCAGGCGGGTCGGCCCCCCGTGCTCGACCGCGACGCCGACCCGGACCCGCTGATCGACCTGTATCGGCGGCTGCACCCCGACCGCCAGGGCCTCGTCCGGATCGACCGTGACGGCGACGCCCAGAATGCACTTGGGGACTACTGCGAGGCCGCAGCTGACGAGTCCGCCGCGAAGAAGGCCAAGAAGCAGGCGCACGCCAGGCTGCTCGGTCACCTCGGTGGCGCGTACATGGCGGTGCTGGGCGACAAGCCCGCGTACTCGATCGAGCAGTCCTCGAAGTCGACGCCGGACCTGGCGCGGCTCCGCGAGGAGTTCCCCGAGGCGTACGCCGCGTGCGTCGTCGAGAAGACCCACGACCGTCTGAGCATCCCGGATGCGGTGCGCAAGGAGTATGCCCGATGA
- a CDS encoding SLOG family protein, which produces MTYRVILTGSRWWAKPIIIRAVIGDLHDEHGRNLVIAHGACPTGADALADSIAAEFGIARDPFPAYWDHCAPTCPRRPHRKPRKAGDVHHPGSLPTYCPGAGPRRNLALAQRGAKEFVAFAGPGAWGTANMIKAAREHGIPGRKWTPASGQPVVLPALARRGVA; this is translated from the coding sequence ATGACATACCGCGTCATTCTCACCGGCTCCCGCTGGTGGGCGAAGCCCATCATCATCCGGGCCGTCATCGGGGATCTCCACGACGAGCACGGCCGCAACCTGGTCATCGCCCACGGCGCCTGCCCCACCGGCGCGGACGCCCTCGCCGACTCGATCGCCGCCGAATTCGGCATCGCCCGCGACCCGTTCCCCGCGTACTGGGACCACTGCGCGCCGACCTGCCCGCGCAGGCCGCACCGCAAACCGCGCAAGGCGGGAGACGTGCACCACCCGGGCAGCTTGCCGACCTACTGCCCCGGCGCCGGTCCCCGCCGCAACCTGGCGCTCGCCCAGCGCGGCGCCAAGGAGTTCGTGGCGTTCGCCGGGCCAGGGGCATGGGGCACCGCCAACATGATCAAGGCGGCCCGTGAGCACGGCATCCCCGGCCGCAAGTGGACGCCCGCCAGCGGCCAGCCGGTCGTGCTGCCCGCGCTCGCCCGGCGAGGTGTCGCATGA
- a CDS encoding RusA family crossover junction endodeoxyribonuclease has translation MTAIDDIARARAAMARTLHAVRPDLEVVAYGIPAPQGSKRHVGGGRLIESSKRVKPWREAVCLAVREVLDGTGADPLGGPLAVEIVLTVVKPASAPKRRTTWPITRYSGDLDKLVRATFDALTDSGAIEDDSRVVEVTATKVYPEEGVDALRRPGAVIRVWRIGQRVAVALS, from the coding sequence ATGACCGCCATCGACGACATCGCCCGGGCCCGCGCCGCAATGGCCCGCACGCTCCACGCCGTGCGGCCCGACCTCGAGGTCGTGGCCTACGGCATCCCGGCACCCCAGGGCAGCAAGCGCCACGTCGGCGGCGGACGCCTGATCGAGTCCTCCAAGCGGGTCAAGCCGTGGCGTGAAGCCGTCTGCCTGGCCGTCCGCGAGGTGCTCGACGGTACGGGGGCAGACCCCCTCGGCGGGCCGCTCGCGGTCGAGATCGTGCTCACCGTCGTCAAGCCCGCCTCCGCGCCCAAGCGACGCACCACATGGCCGATCACCCGGTACAGCGGCGACCTGGACAAGCTCGTCCGGGCCACCTTCGACGCGCTCACCGACAGCGGCGCGATCGAGGACGACTCACGGGTCGTTGAGGTCACCGCCACGAAGGTCTACCCGGAGGAGGGCGTCGACGCCCTGCGGCGCCCGGGGGCCGTCATCCGCGTATGGCGGATCGGGCAACGGGTCGCGGTGGCCCTGTCATGA
- a CDS encoding helix-turn-helix domain-containing protein, with protein MTATASRAVGLNTRALRKQVGWTMQQLADRCTEHGLAVHRATISKIERGMSDGAPVHVSADQLAVLAAVFGVTADSLLAAADCPTCTGTPPAGMTCNTCGTRTPATHTREPQR; from the coding sequence ATGACCGCCACCGCCTCCCGCGCCGTCGGCCTCAACACCCGCGCCCTCCGCAAGCAGGTCGGCTGGACCATGCAGCAACTCGCCGACCGCTGCACCGAACACGGCCTCGCGGTTCACCGCGCGACCATCAGCAAGATCGAACGCGGCATGAGCGACGGCGCACCCGTCCACGTCAGCGCCGACCAACTCGCCGTCCTCGCAGCGGTCTTCGGCGTCACCGCCGACAGCCTCCTCGCCGCCGCCGACTGCCCGACCTGCACCGGCACGCCGCCCGCCGGGATGACGTGCAACACGTGCGGCACACGCACCCCCGCCACCCACACACGGGAGCCGCAGCGATGA
- a CDS encoding helix-turn-helix domain-containing protein, with the protein MTPRGVRQVPVTDEERQHILALHAQGMTRNEICRETRRSSGTVSLTVADAGFTFARGPEVEAATAARKADLEGLRTREAYFCLLDAMRIREQMSQPAVVFSFGGKDNTYEERAVDEPPASDKRALASAASMLYDRSLKLCPPDAGSSDEQAGRDLITSLMAGLTAIHRDQQEATDEGA; encoded by the coding sequence GTGACCCCACGCGGCGTCCGCCAGGTCCCGGTCACCGACGAGGAACGGCAGCACATCCTCGCCCTTCACGCGCAGGGCATGACCCGCAACGAGATTTGCCGGGAGACCCGCCGGTCTTCGGGCACGGTTTCGCTGACCGTCGCCGATGCCGGGTTCACGTTCGCCCGAGGCCCGGAGGTCGAGGCGGCGACCGCCGCTCGCAAGGCCGACCTGGAGGGACTGCGCACCCGCGAGGCCTACTTCTGCCTGTTGGACGCGATGCGCATACGCGAGCAGATGAGCCAGCCGGCCGTGGTCTTCAGCTTCGGCGGCAAGGACAATACCTACGAGGAGCGTGCGGTCGACGAACCGCCCGCCTCCGACAAGCGGGCCCTCGCCTCTGCGGCGAGCATGCTCTACGACCGCAGTCTCAAGCTGTGCCCGCCCGACGCCGGGTCCAGCGACGAGCAGGCCGGCCGCGACCTCATCACCAGCCTCATGGCCGGGCTCACCGCGATCCACCGCGATCAGCAGGAGGCCACAGACGAGGGGGCCTGA